The following are encoded in a window of Physeter macrocephalus isolate SW-GA unplaced genomic scaffold, ASM283717v5 random_49, whole genome shotgun sequence genomic DNA:
- the CTSA gene encoding lysosomal protective protein isoform X20, giving the protein MTSLRGPPPGEQGREGAEMVRAALSPPFLLLLLSWAPRSEAAPDQDEIQCLPGLAKQPSFRQYSGYLRGSGSKHLHYWFVESQKDPKSSPVVLWLNGGPGCSSLDGLLTEHGPFLIQPDGATLEYNPYSWNLIANVLYLESPAGVGFSYSDDKSYATNDTEVAQSNFEALKDFFRLFPEYKDHELFLTGESYAGIYIPTLAVLVMQDPSMNLQGLAVGNGLSCYEQNDNSLVYFAYYHGLLGNRLWSSLQTHCCSQNKCNFYDNKDPECVTNLQEVSHIVGSSGLNVYNLYAPCAGGVPSHLRYEKDTVVVQDLGNTFTRLSPKRMWHQALLRSAGKVRLDPPCTNTTAASTYLNNPLVRKALHIPNQLPRWDVCNFLVNIQYHRLYQTMCSQYLKLLAAQKYRILLYNGDVDMACNFMGDEWFVDSLNQKMEVQRRPWLVDYGDGGEQIAGFVKEFSHITFLTIKGVLPISRVRAPVIHYPQSSPSEL; this is encoded by the exons ATGACTTCCCTTCGCGGGCCACCTCCGGGAGAGCAAGGACGCGAGGGAGCAGAG ATGGTCCGAGCCGCGCTGTCGCCGCcattcctcctgctgctgctctcCTGGGCGCCCCGAAGCGAGGCAGCCCCCGACCAGGACGAGATCCAGTGCCTGCCAGGGCTGGCCAAGCAGCCGTCTTTCCGCCAGTACTCTGGCTACCTCAGAGGCTCCGGCTCCAAGCACCTCCACTACTG GTTTGTGGAGTCCCAGAAGGATCCCAAGAGCAGCCCTGTGGTGCTGTGGCTCAATGGAGGGCCAGGCTGTAGCTCCCTAGACGGCCTCCTCACCGAGCACGGCCCCTTCCTG ATCCAGCCAGACGGTGCCACTCTGGAGTACAACCCCTATTCCTGGAACCTG ATTGCCAATGTGTTATACCTCGAGTCCCCAGCTGGGGTGGGCTTTTCCTACTCCGATGACAAGTCTTATGCAACCAATGACACCGAG GTGGCCCAGAGCAATTTTGAAGCCCTTAAAGATTTCTTCCGCCTCTTCCCGGAATACAAGGACCACGAGCTTTTCCTGACGGGAGAGAGCTATGCCGGCATCTATATCCCCACCCTGGCAGTGTTGGTCATGCAGGACCCCAGCATGAACCTTCAG GGGCTGGCTGTGGGCAACGGACTCTCCTGCTATGAGCAAAATGACAACTCCCTGGTCTATTTCGCCTACTACCATGGCCTTCTGGGAAACAG GCTCTGGTCTTCTCTCCAGACCCACTGCTGCTCTCAAAACAAGTGTAACTTCTAcgacaacaaagacccagaatgCGTGACCAAT CTTCAGGAAGTGTCCCACATCGTGGGCAGCTCCGGCCTCAACGTCTACAACCTCTACGCTCCATGTGCTGGGGGGGTGCCCAGCCATCTAAG GTACGAGAAGGACACTGTCGTGGTCCAGGATCTGGGCAACACCTTCACTCGTCTGTCACCCAAGCGGATGTGGCATCAG GCACTGCTGCGTTCTGCGGGAAAGGTGCGCCTGGACCCCCCCTGCACCAACACCACAGCCGCCTCCACCTACCTCAACAACCCTCTCGTGCGGAAGGCCCTCCACATCCCCAACCAGCTGCCCCGCTGGGACGTGTGCAA CTTCCTGGTGAATATCCAGTACCACCGTCTCTACCAAACCATGTGTTCCCAGTACCTGAAGCTGCTGGCCGCACAG AAATACCGGATCCTGCTGTACAACGGAGATGTGGACATGGCCTGCAATTTCATGGGAGACGAGTGGTTTGTGGATTCCCTCAACCAGAAG ATGGAGGTACAGCGCCGGCCCTGGTTGGTGGACTACGGGGATGGCGGGGAGCAGATCGCTGGCTTCGTGAAGGAGTTCTCCCACATCACCTTTCTTACCATCAAG GGGGTTCTACCAATTTCCAG
- the CTSA gene encoding lysosomal protective protein isoform X18, which yields MTSLRGPPPGEQGREGAEMVRAALSPPFLLLLLSWAPRSEAAPDQDEIQCLPGLAKQPSFRQYSGYLRGSGSKHLHYWFVESQKDPKSSPVVLWLNGGPGCSSLDGLLTEHGPFLIQPDGATLEYNPYSWNLIANVLYLESPAGVGFSYSDDKSYATNDTEVAQSNFEALKDFFRLFPEYKDHELFLTGESYAGIYIPTLAVLVMQDPSMNLQGLAVGNGLSCYEQNDNSLVYFAYYHGLLGNRLWSSLQTHCCSQNKCNFYDNKDPECVTNLQEVSHIVGSSGLNVYNLYAPCAGGVPSHLRYEKDTVVVQDLGNTFTRLSPKRMWHQALLRSAGKVRLDPPCTNTTAASTYLNNPLVRKALHIPNQLPRWDVCNFLVNIQYHRLYQTMCSQYLKLLAAQKYRILLYNGDVDMACNFMGDEWFVDSLNQKMEVQRRPWLVDYGDGGEQIAGFVKEFSHITFLTIKGAGHMVPTDKPQAALTMFSRFLNKQPY from the exons ATGACTTCCCTTCGCGGGCCACCTCCGGGAGAGCAAGGACGCGAGGGAGCAGAG ATGGTCCGAGCCGCGCTGTCGCCGCcattcctcctgctgctgctctcCTGGGCGCCCCGAAGCGAGGCAGCCCCCGACCAGGACGAGATCCAGTGCCTGCCAGGGCTGGCCAAGCAGCCGTCTTTCCGCCAGTACTCTGGCTACCTCAGAGGCTCCGGCTCCAAGCACCTCCACTACTG GTTTGTGGAGTCCCAGAAGGATCCCAAGAGCAGCCCTGTGGTGCTGTGGCTCAATGGAGGGCCAGGCTGTAGCTCCCTAGACGGCCTCCTCACCGAGCACGGCCCCTTCCTG ATCCAGCCAGACGGTGCCACTCTGGAGTACAACCCCTATTCCTGGAACCTG ATTGCCAATGTGTTATACCTCGAGTCCCCAGCTGGGGTGGGCTTTTCCTACTCCGATGACAAGTCTTATGCAACCAATGACACCGAG GTGGCCCAGAGCAATTTTGAAGCCCTTAAAGATTTCTTCCGCCTCTTCCCGGAATACAAGGACCACGAGCTTTTCCTGACGGGAGAGAGCTATGCCGGCATCTATATCCCCACCCTGGCAGTGTTGGTCATGCAGGACCCCAGCATGAACCTTCAG GGGCTGGCTGTGGGCAACGGACTCTCCTGCTATGAGCAAAATGACAACTCCCTGGTCTATTTCGCCTACTACCATGGCCTTCTGGGAAACAG GCTCTGGTCTTCTCTCCAGACCCACTGCTGCTCTCAAAACAAGTGTAACTTCTAcgacaacaaagacccagaatgCGTGACCAAT CTTCAGGAAGTGTCCCACATCGTGGGCAGCTCCGGCCTCAACGTCTACAACCTCTACGCTCCATGTGCTGGGGGGGTGCCCAGCCATCTAAG GTACGAGAAGGACACTGTCGTGGTCCAGGATCTGGGCAACACCTTCACTCGTCTGTCACCCAAGCGGATGTGGCATCAG GCACTGCTGCGTTCTGCGGGAAAGGTGCGCCTGGACCCCCCCTGCACCAACACCACAGCCGCCTCCACCTACCTCAACAACCCTCTCGTGCGGAAGGCCCTCCACATCCCCAACCAGCTGCCCCGCTGGGACGTGTGCAA CTTCCTGGTGAATATCCAGTACCACCGTCTCTACCAAACCATGTGTTCCCAGTACCTGAAGCTGCTGGCCGCACAG AAATACCGGATCCTGCTGTACAACGGAGATGTGGACATGGCCTGCAATTTCATGGGAGACGAGTGGTTTGTGGATTCCCTCAACCAGAAG ATGGAGGTACAGCGCCGGCCCTGGTTGGTGGACTACGGGGATGGCGGGGAGCAGATCGCTGGCTTCGTGAAGGAGTTCTCCCACATCACCTTTCTTACCATCAAG GGTGCCGGACACATGGTCCCCACTGACAAGCCCCAGGCTGCCCTCACCATGTTCTCCCGCTTCCTGAATAAGCAGCCATACTGA
- the CTSA gene encoding lysosomal protective protein isoform X19, with translation MTSLRGPPPGEQGREGAEMVRAALSPPFLLLLLSWAPRSEAAPDQDEIQCLPGLAKQPSFRQYSGYLRGSGSKHLHYWFVESQKDPKSSPVVLWLNGGPGCSSLDGLLTEHGPFLIQPDGATLEYNPYSWNLIANVLYLESPAGVGFSYSDDKSYATNDTEVAQSNFEALKDFFRLFPEYKDHELFLTGESYAGIYIPTLAVLVMQDPSMNLQGLAVGNGLSCYEQNDNSLVYFAYYHGLLGNRLWSSLQTHCCSQNKCNFYDNKDPECVTNLQEVSHIVGSSGLNVYNLYAPCAGGVPSHLRYEKDTVVVQDLGNTFTRLSPKRMWHQALLRSAGKVRLDPPCTNTTAASTYLNNPLVRKALHIPNQLPRWDVCNFLVNIQYHRLYQTMCSQYLKLLAAQKYRILLYNGDVDMACNFMGDEWFVDSLNQKMEVQRRPWLVDYGDGGEQIAGFVKEFSHITFLTIKGVLPISSSPTRDETWGHSSESAES, from the exons ATGACTTCCCTTCGCGGGCCACCTCCGGGAGAGCAAGGACGCGAGGGAGCAGAG ATGGTCCGAGCCGCGCTGTCGCCGCcattcctcctgctgctgctctcCTGGGCGCCCCGAAGCGAGGCAGCCCCCGACCAGGACGAGATCCAGTGCCTGCCAGGGCTGGCCAAGCAGCCGTCTTTCCGCCAGTACTCTGGCTACCTCAGAGGCTCCGGCTCCAAGCACCTCCACTACTG GTTTGTGGAGTCCCAGAAGGATCCCAAGAGCAGCCCTGTGGTGCTGTGGCTCAATGGAGGGCCAGGCTGTAGCTCCCTAGACGGCCTCCTCACCGAGCACGGCCCCTTCCTG ATCCAGCCAGACGGTGCCACTCTGGAGTACAACCCCTATTCCTGGAACCTG ATTGCCAATGTGTTATACCTCGAGTCCCCAGCTGGGGTGGGCTTTTCCTACTCCGATGACAAGTCTTATGCAACCAATGACACCGAG GTGGCCCAGAGCAATTTTGAAGCCCTTAAAGATTTCTTCCGCCTCTTCCCGGAATACAAGGACCACGAGCTTTTCCTGACGGGAGAGAGCTATGCCGGCATCTATATCCCCACCCTGGCAGTGTTGGTCATGCAGGACCCCAGCATGAACCTTCAG GGGCTGGCTGTGGGCAACGGACTCTCCTGCTATGAGCAAAATGACAACTCCCTGGTCTATTTCGCCTACTACCATGGCCTTCTGGGAAACAG GCTCTGGTCTTCTCTCCAGACCCACTGCTGCTCTCAAAACAAGTGTAACTTCTAcgacaacaaagacccagaatgCGTGACCAAT CTTCAGGAAGTGTCCCACATCGTGGGCAGCTCCGGCCTCAACGTCTACAACCTCTACGCTCCATGTGCTGGGGGGGTGCCCAGCCATCTAAG GTACGAGAAGGACACTGTCGTGGTCCAGGATCTGGGCAACACCTTCACTCGTCTGTCACCCAAGCGGATGTGGCATCAG GCACTGCTGCGTTCTGCGGGAAAGGTGCGCCTGGACCCCCCCTGCACCAACACCACAGCCGCCTCCACCTACCTCAACAACCCTCTCGTGCGGAAGGCCCTCCACATCCCCAACCAGCTGCCCCGCTGGGACGTGTGCAA CTTCCTGGTGAATATCCAGTACCACCGTCTCTACCAAACCATGTGTTCCCAGTACCTGAAGCTGCTGGCCGCACAG AAATACCGGATCCTGCTGTACAACGGAGATGTGGACATGGCCTGCAATTTCATGGGAGACGAGTGGTTTGTGGATTCCCTCAACCAGAAG ATGGAGGTACAGCGCCGGCCCTGGTTGGTGGACTACGGGGATGGCGGGGAGCAGATCGCTGGCTTCGTGAAGGAGTTCTCCCACATCACCTTTCTTACCATCAAG GGGGTTCTACCAATTTCCAG
- the CTSA gene encoding lysosomal protective protein isoform X17: MTSLRGPPPGEQGREGAEMVRAALSPPFLLLLLSWAPRSEAAPDQDEIQCLPGLAKQPSFRQYSGYLRGSGSKHLHYWFVESQKDPKSSPVVLWLNGGPGCSSLDGLLTEHGPFLIQPDGATLEYNPYSWNLIANVLYLESPAGVGFSYSDDKSYATNDTEVAQSNFEALKDFFRLFPEYKDHELFLTGESYAGIYIPTLAVLVMQDPSMNLQGLAVGNGLSCYEQNDNSLVYFAYYHGLLGNRLWSSLQTHCCSQNKCNFYDNKDPECVTNLQEVSHIVGSSGLNVYNLYAPCAGGVPSHLRYEKDTVVVQDLGNTFTRLSPKRMWHQALLRSAGKVRLDPPCTNTTAASTYLNNPLVRKALHIPNQLPRWDVCNFLVNIQYHRLYQTMCSQYLKLLAAQKYRILLYNGDVDMACNFMGDEWFVDSLNQKMEVQRRPWLVDYGDGGEQIAGFVKEFSHITFLTIKGVLPISRCVSLVPRPGMKPGATAVKALSPNHSTARELPIIIVVIVVVVTSTPTIST; this comes from the exons ATGACTTCCCTTCGCGGGCCACCTCCGGGAGAGCAAGGACGCGAGGGAGCAGAG ATGGTCCGAGCCGCGCTGTCGCCGCcattcctcctgctgctgctctcCTGGGCGCCCCGAAGCGAGGCAGCCCCCGACCAGGACGAGATCCAGTGCCTGCCAGGGCTGGCCAAGCAGCCGTCTTTCCGCCAGTACTCTGGCTACCTCAGAGGCTCCGGCTCCAAGCACCTCCACTACTG GTTTGTGGAGTCCCAGAAGGATCCCAAGAGCAGCCCTGTGGTGCTGTGGCTCAATGGAGGGCCAGGCTGTAGCTCCCTAGACGGCCTCCTCACCGAGCACGGCCCCTTCCTG ATCCAGCCAGACGGTGCCACTCTGGAGTACAACCCCTATTCCTGGAACCTG ATTGCCAATGTGTTATACCTCGAGTCCCCAGCTGGGGTGGGCTTTTCCTACTCCGATGACAAGTCTTATGCAACCAATGACACCGAG GTGGCCCAGAGCAATTTTGAAGCCCTTAAAGATTTCTTCCGCCTCTTCCCGGAATACAAGGACCACGAGCTTTTCCTGACGGGAGAGAGCTATGCCGGCATCTATATCCCCACCCTGGCAGTGTTGGTCATGCAGGACCCCAGCATGAACCTTCAG GGGCTGGCTGTGGGCAACGGACTCTCCTGCTATGAGCAAAATGACAACTCCCTGGTCTATTTCGCCTACTACCATGGCCTTCTGGGAAACAG GCTCTGGTCTTCTCTCCAGACCCACTGCTGCTCTCAAAACAAGTGTAACTTCTAcgacaacaaagacccagaatgCGTGACCAAT CTTCAGGAAGTGTCCCACATCGTGGGCAGCTCCGGCCTCAACGTCTACAACCTCTACGCTCCATGTGCTGGGGGGGTGCCCAGCCATCTAAG GTACGAGAAGGACACTGTCGTGGTCCAGGATCTGGGCAACACCTTCACTCGTCTGTCACCCAAGCGGATGTGGCATCAG GCACTGCTGCGTTCTGCGGGAAAGGTGCGCCTGGACCCCCCCTGCACCAACACCACAGCCGCCTCCACCTACCTCAACAACCCTCTCGTGCGGAAGGCCCTCCACATCCCCAACCAGCTGCCCCGCTGGGACGTGTGCAA CTTCCTGGTGAATATCCAGTACCACCGTCTCTACCAAACCATGTGTTCCCAGTACCTGAAGCTGCTGGCCGCACAG AAATACCGGATCCTGCTGTACAACGGAGATGTGGACATGGCCTGCAATTTCATGGGAGACGAGTGGTTTGTGGATTCCCTCAACCAGAAG ATGGAGGTACAGCGCCGGCCCTGGTTGGTGGACTACGGGGATGGCGGGGAGCAGATCGCTGGCTTCGTGAAGGAGTTCTCCCACATCACCTTTCTTACCATCAAG GGGGTTCTACCAATTTCCAGGTGTGTatccttgg
- the CTSA gene encoding lysosomal protective protein isoform X23: MTSLRGPPPGEQGREGAEMVRAALSPPFLLLLLSWAPRSEAAPDQDEIQCLPGLAKQPSFRQYSGYLRGSGSKHLHYWFVESQKDPKSSPVVLWLNGGPGCSSLDGLLTEHGPFLIQPDGATLEYNPYSWNLIANVLYLESPAGVGFSYSDDKSYATNDTEVAQSNFEALKDFFRLFPEYKDHELFLTGESYAGIYIPTLAVLVMQDPSMNLQGLAVGNGLSCYEQNDNSLVYFAYYHGLLGNRLWSSLQTHCCSQNKCNFYDNKDPECVTNLQEVSHIVGSSGLNVYNLYAPCAGGVPSHLRYEKDTVVVQDLGNTFTRLSPKRMWHQALLRSAGKVRLDPPCTNTTAASTYLNNPLVRKALHIPNQLPRWDVCNFLVNIQYHRLYQTMCSQYLKLLAAQKYRILLYNGDVDMACNFMGDEWFVDSLNQKMEVQRRPWLVDYGDGGEQIAGFVKEFSHITFLTIKGVLPISSFYASCSL; the protein is encoded by the exons ATGACTTCCCTTCGCGGGCCACCTCCGGGAGAGCAAGGACGCGAGGGAGCAGAG ATGGTCCGAGCCGCGCTGTCGCCGCcattcctcctgctgctgctctcCTGGGCGCCCCGAAGCGAGGCAGCCCCCGACCAGGACGAGATCCAGTGCCTGCCAGGGCTGGCCAAGCAGCCGTCTTTCCGCCAGTACTCTGGCTACCTCAGAGGCTCCGGCTCCAAGCACCTCCACTACTG GTTTGTGGAGTCCCAGAAGGATCCCAAGAGCAGCCCTGTGGTGCTGTGGCTCAATGGAGGGCCAGGCTGTAGCTCCCTAGACGGCCTCCTCACCGAGCACGGCCCCTTCCTG ATCCAGCCAGACGGTGCCACTCTGGAGTACAACCCCTATTCCTGGAACCTG ATTGCCAATGTGTTATACCTCGAGTCCCCAGCTGGGGTGGGCTTTTCCTACTCCGATGACAAGTCTTATGCAACCAATGACACCGAG GTGGCCCAGAGCAATTTTGAAGCCCTTAAAGATTTCTTCCGCCTCTTCCCGGAATACAAGGACCACGAGCTTTTCCTGACGGGAGAGAGCTATGCCGGCATCTATATCCCCACCCTGGCAGTGTTGGTCATGCAGGACCCCAGCATGAACCTTCAG GGGCTGGCTGTGGGCAACGGACTCTCCTGCTATGAGCAAAATGACAACTCCCTGGTCTATTTCGCCTACTACCATGGCCTTCTGGGAAACAG GCTCTGGTCTTCTCTCCAGACCCACTGCTGCTCTCAAAACAAGTGTAACTTCTAcgacaacaaagacccagaatgCGTGACCAAT CTTCAGGAAGTGTCCCACATCGTGGGCAGCTCCGGCCTCAACGTCTACAACCTCTACGCTCCATGTGCTGGGGGGGTGCCCAGCCATCTAAG GTACGAGAAGGACACTGTCGTGGTCCAGGATCTGGGCAACACCTTCACTCGTCTGTCACCCAAGCGGATGTGGCATCAG GCACTGCTGCGTTCTGCGGGAAAGGTGCGCCTGGACCCCCCCTGCACCAACACCACAGCCGCCTCCACCTACCTCAACAACCCTCTCGTGCGGAAGGCCCTCCACATCCCCAACCAGCTGCCCCGCTGGGACGTGTGCAA CTTCCTGGTGAATATCCAGTACCACCGTCTCTACCAAACCATGTGTTCCCAGTACCTGAAGCTGCTGGCCGCACAG AAATACCGGATCCTGCTGTACAACGGAGATGTGGACATGGCCTGCAATTTCATGGGAGACGAGTGGTTTGTGGATTCCCTCAACCAGAAG ATGGAGGTACAGCGCCGGCCCTGGTTGGTGGACTACGGGGATGGCGGGGAGCAGATCGCTGGCTTCGTGAAGGAGTTCTCCCACATCACCTTTCTTACCATCAAG GGGGTTCTACCAATTTCCAG
- the CTSA gene encoding lysosomal protective protein isoform X21, translated as MTSLRGPPPGEQGREGAEMVRAALSPPFLLLLLSWAPRSEAAPDQDEIQCLPGLAKQPSFRQYSGYLRGSGSKHLHYWFVESQKDPKSSPVVLWLNGGPGCSSLDGLLTEHGPFLIQPDGATLEYNPYSWNLIANVLYLESPAGVGFSYSDDKSYATNDTEVAQSNFEALKDFFRLFPEYKDHELFLTGESYAGIYIPTLAVLVMQDPSMNLQGLAVGNGLSCYEQNDNSLVYFAYYHGLLGNRLWSSLQTHCCSQNKCNFYDNKDPECVTNLQEVSHIVGSSGLNVYNLYAPCAGGVPSHLRYEKDTVVVQDLGNTFTRLSPKRMWHQALLRSAGKVRLDPPCTNTTAASTYLNNPLVRKALHIPNQLPRWDVCNFLVNIQYHRLYQTMCSQYLKLLAAQKYRILLYNGDVDMACNFMGDEWFVDSLNQKMEVQRRPWLVDYGDGGEQIAGFVKEFSHITFLTIKGVLPISRLRYRGTAGGSNWSQ; from the exons ATGACTTCCCTTCGCGGGCCACCTCCGGGAGAGCAAGGACGCGAGGGAGCAGAG ATGGTCCGAGCCGCGCTGTCGCCGCcattcctcctgctgctgctctcCTGGGCGCCCCGAAGCGAGGCAGCCCCCGACCAGGACGAGATCCAGTGCCTGCCAGGGCTGGCCAAGCAGCCGTCTTTCCGCCAGTACTCTGGCTACCTCAGAGGCTCCGGCTCCAAGCACCTCCACTACTG GTTTGTGGAGTCCCAGAAGGATCCCAAGAGCAGCCCTGTGGTGCTGTGGCTCAATGGAGGGCCAGGCTGTAGCTCCCTAGACGGCCTCCTCACCGAGCACGGCCCCTTCCTG ATCCAGCCAGACGGTGCCACTCTGGAGTACAACCCCTATTCCTGGAACCTG ATTGCCAATGTGTTATACCTCGAGTCCCCAGCTGGGGTGGGCTTTTCCTACTCCGATGACAAGTCTTATGCAACCAATGACACCGAG GTGGCCCAGAGCAATTTTGAAGCCCTTAAAGATTTCTTCCGCCTCTTCCCGGAATACAAGGACCACGAGCTTTTCCTGACGGGAGAGAGCTATGCCGGCATCTATATCCCCACCCTGGCAGTGTTGGTCATGCAGGACCCCAGCATGAACCTTCAG GGGCTGGCTGTGGGCAACGGACTCTCCTGCTATGAGCAAAATGACAACTCCCTGGTCTATTTCGCCTACTACCATGGCCTTCTGGGAAACAG GCTCTGGTCTTCTCTCCAGACCCACTGCTGCTCTCAAAACAAGTGTAACTTCTAcgacaacaaagacccagaatgCGTGACCAAT CTTCAGGAAGTGTCCCACATCGTGGGCAGCTCCGGCCTCAACGTCTACAACCTCTACGCTCCATGTGCTGGGGGGGTGCCCAGCCATCTAAG GTACGAGAAGGACACTGTCGTGGTCCAGGATCTGGGCAACACCTTCACTCGTCTGTCACCCAAGCGGATGTGGCATCAG GCACTGCTGCGTTCTGCGGGAAAGGTGCGCCTGGACCCCCCCTGCACCAACACCACAGCCGCCTCCACCTACCTCAACAACCCTCTCGTGCGGAAGGCCCTCCACATCCCCAACCAGCTGCCCCGCTGGGACGTGTGCAA CTTCCTGGTGAATATCCAGTACCACCGTCTCTACCAAACCATGTGTTCCCAGTACCTGAAGCTGCTGGCCGCACAG AAATACCGGATCCTGCTGTACAACGGAGATGTGGACATGGCCTGCAATTTCATGGGAGACGAGTGGTTTGTGGATTCCCTCAACCAGAAG ATGGAGGTACAGCGCCGGCCCTGGTTGGTGGACTACGGGGATGGCGGGGAGCAGATCGCTGGCTTCGTGAAGGAGTTCTCCCACATCACCTTTCTTACCATCAAG GGGGTTCTACCAATTTCCAG
- the CTSA gene encoding lysosomal protective protein isoform X22, whose translation MTSLRGPPPGEQGREGAEMVRAALSPPFLLLLLSWAPRSEAAPDQDEIQCLPGLAKQPSFRQYSGYLRGSGSKHLHYWFVESQKDPKSSPVVLWLNGGPGCSSLDGLLTEHGPFLIQPDGATLEYNPYSWNLIANVLYLESPAGVGFSYSDDKSYATNDTEVAQSNFEALKDFFRLFPEYKDHELFLTGESYAGIYIPTLAVLVMQDPSMNLQGLAVGNGLSCYEQNDNSLVYFAYYHGLLGNRLWSSLQTHCCSQNKCNFYDNKDPECVTNLQEVSHIVGSSGLNVYNLYAPCAGGVPSHLRYEKDTVVVQDLGNTFTRLSPKRMWHQALLRSAGKVRLDPPCTNTTAASTYLNNPLVRKALHIPNQLPRWDVCNFLVNIQYHRLYQTMCSQYLKLLAAQKYRILLYNGDVDMACNFMGDEWFVDSLNQKMEVQRRPWLVDYGDGGEQIAGFVKEFSHITFLTIKGVLPISRSSFPAPTKVIFKK comes from the exons ATGACTTCCCTTCGCGGGCCACCTCCGGGAGAGCAAGGACGCGAGGGAGCAGAG ATGGTCCGAGCCGCGCTGTCGCCGCcattcctcctgctgctgctctcCTGGGCGCCCCGAAGCGAGGCAGCCCCCGACCAGGACGAGATCCAGTGCCTGCCAGGGCTGGCCAAGCAGCCGTCTTTCCGCCAGTACTCTGGCTACCTCAGAGGCTCCGGCTCCAAGCACCTCCACTACTG GTTTGTGGAGTCCCAGAAGGATCCCAAGAGCAGCCCTGTGGTGCTGTGGCTCAATGGAGGGCCAGGCTGTAGCTCCCTAGACGGCCTCCTCACCGAGCACGGCCCCTTCCTG ATCCAGCCAGACGGTGCCACTCTGGAGTACAACCCCTATTCCTGGAACCTG ATTGCCAATGTGTTATACCTCGAGTCCCCAGCTGGGGTGGGCTTTTCCTACTCCGATGACAAGTCTTATGCAACCAATGACACCGAG GTGGCCCAGAGCAATTTTGAAGCCCTTAAAGATTTCTTCCGCCTCTTCCCGGAATACAAGGACCACGAGCTTTTCCTGACGGGAGAGAGCTATGCCGGCATCTATATCCCCACCCTGGCAGTGTTGGTCATGCAGGACCCCAGCATGAACCTTCAG GGGCTGGCTGTGGGCAACGGACTCTCCTGCTATGAGCAAAATGACAACTCCCTGGTCTATTTCGCCTACTACCATGGCCTTCTGGGAAACAG GCTCTGGTCTTCTCTCCAGACCCACTGCTGCTCTCAAAACAAGTGTAACTTCTAcgacaacaaagacccagaatgCGTGACCAAT CTTCAGGAAGTGTCCCACATCGTGGGCAGCTCCGGCCTCAACGTCTACAACCTCTACGCTCCATGTGCTGGGGGGGTGCCCAGCCATCTAAG GTACGAGAAGGACACTGTCGTGGTCCAGGATCTGGGCAACACCTTCACTCGTCTGTCACCCAAGCGGATGTGGCATCAG GCACTGCTGCGTTCTGCGGGAAAGGTGCGCCTGGACCCCCCCTGCACCAACACCACAGCCGCCTCCACCTACCTCAACAACCCTCTCGTGCGGAAGGCCCTCCACATCCCCAACCAGCTGCCCCGCTGGGACGTGTGCAA CTTCCTGGTGAATATCCAGTACCACCGTCTCTACCAAACCATGTGTTCCCAGTACCTGAAGCTGCTGGCCGCACAG AAATACCGGATCCTGCTGTACAACGGAGATGTGGACATGGCCTGCAATTTCATGGGAGACGAGTGGTTTGTGGATTCCCTCAACCAGAAG ATGGAGGTACAGCGCCGGCCCTGGTTGGTGGACTACGGGGATGGCGGGGAGCAGATCGCTGGCTTCGTGAAGGAGTTCTCCCACATCACCTTTCTTACCATCAAG GGGGTTCTACCAATTTCCAG